From Paenibacillus physcomitrellae, the proteins below share one genomic window:
- a CDS encoding type II toxin-antitoxin system RelE family toxin: protein MNYEIKFYKDAIKSIQKLDKPTRNRILDHINILSENPKHPELDIKKMQGTENQYRLRVGSYRVIYSYFNDQLIIVIIKVGSRGDVYKA from the coding sequence ATGAATTACGAAATTAAATTCTATAAAGATGCAATAAAAAGCATCCAAAAACTAGATAAACCAACTCGAAATCGTATTCTTGATCATATCAACATACTCTCAGAAAACCCAAAACATCCAGAACTGGATATTAAAAAAATGCAAGGTACTGAAAATCAATACCGTCTTAGGGTTGGTTCTTATAGAGTTATTTACTCTTACTTTAATGATCAGTTGATTATTGTGATTATCAAGGTTGGTTCTCGTGGTGATGTTTATAAAGCTTAG
- a CDS encoding IS3 family transposase (programmed frameshift), with protein MPKERRTFTAEFKRQMVQLYENGKSRAAIVKEYELSPSALDRWIKQANTSGSFAEKDNRTAEENELIALRKELKQLRMENDIFKASRADHGTKVKIIKQNRDKYSVSAMCKVLQIAKSTFYYEAIDKENEDESILTETIVEIFQSNRKAYGTRKIKTKLQEQGYIVSRRRIGRIMKEQGLVSTYTIAQYKPHKTACNDAETANVLKREFDQKEAKRFVVSDLTYVKVQHKWHYICVLIDLFNREIIGHSAGPRKDAALISRAFATVEGDLSDIQWFHTDRGSEFKNQNIDALLRTFNIGRSLSMKGCPYDNAVAEATYKVMKTEFINQMHFQSLHHLNVELYDYVNWFNRHRVHGSLGYMTPVQYKTTALKKVV; from the exons ATGCCAAAAGAAAGACGTACATTTACAGCAGAATTTAAGAGACAAATGGTTCAGTTATATGAAAACGGGAAATCAAGAGCGGCTATTGTGAAAGAGTATGAGCTAAGCCCATCTGCTCTAGATCGCTGGATTAAACAAGCGAACACCTCGGGTTCCTTCGCTGAAAAGGATAACCGAACGGCAGAAGAAAACGAACTTATTGCTCTTCGCAAAGAACTTAAGCAGCTTCGAATGGAGAATGACATTT TTAAAGCAAGCCGCGCTGATCATGGGACGAAAGTAAAGATCATAAAGCAAAATCGTGATAAATACTCGGTATCAGCAATGTGCAAAGTCCTACAAATCGCGAAAAGCACTTTTTACTATGAAGCGATTGATAAAGAAAACGAAGATGAAAGTATCCTTACGGAGACTATCGTCGAGATTTTCCAGAGCAACCGCAAAGCCTACGGAACACGGAAGATTAAAACGAAACTTCAGGAGCAAGGATACATCGTTTCCAGGCGCCGAATTGGACGGATTATGAAAGAGCAAGGCCTTGTGTCCACATACACAATCGCCCAGTATAAGCCGCATAAAACGGCTTGTAACGATGCAGAAACAGCTAATGTATTGAAGCGTGAGTTTGACCAAAAGGAAGCGAAACGCTTTGTCGTCAGCGATCTGACGTATGTGAAAGTCCAGCACAAGTGGCATTATATTTGCGTATTGATCGACTTATTTAACAGAGAAATCATTGGCCACAGTGCAGGTCCACGTAAGGACGCTGCTCTAATTTCCCGTGCCTTTGCCACAGTAGAAGGCGACTTAAGCGACATTCAGTGGTTCCACACGGACCGTGGAAGTGAGTTTAAAAACCAGAATATTGATGCGCTGTTAAGGACTTTTAACATTGGTCGCTCGTTAAGCATGAAGGGCTGTCCTTACGACAACGCCGTTGCTGAAGCGACCTACAAAGTAATGAAAACCGAATTCATTAACCAGATGCATTTCCAAAGTCTTCACCATCTAAACGTAGAATTATATGACTATGTGAATTGGTTCAACAGACATAGAGTTCATGGCTCACTAGGTTACATGACACCCGTTCAGTACAAAACTACAGCCCTTAAAAAAGTTGTCTGA
- a CDS encoding AAA family ATPase: MFFLQMSGFPGSGKTTLSRRVAQITGAIIVDHDTSKTALLKAAEGHDIELWVLGKFSYTVDWELIDFYLSQGKSVIFDSPCLYPEMIKNGLDLSSKHKAEYKYVECYLNNHTEINRRLKARDRLISQIESTTQESFEATINNWTVNSKSDNFFKGCSFVLNGCHVT; this comes from the coding sequence ATGTTTTTTCTTCAAATGTCGGGATTTCCTGGTTCAGGGAAAACAACTCTTTCTCGAAGAGTTGCACAAATAACCGGTGCAATTATTGTTGATCATGACACCTCAAAGACTGCGTTATTAAAAGCCGCAGAAGGACATGATATTGAGCTATGGGTTTTGGGGAAATTCTCATACACTGTGGATTGGGAATTAATAGACTTTTATTTATCGCAGGGGAAGAGTGTCATTTTTGACAGTCCGTGTCTTTATCCAGAAATGATTAAGAACGGTTTAGATTTATCAAGTAAACATAAGGCAGAATACAAGTATGTTGAGTGTTACTTAAACAACCACACGGAAATAAATCGTAGACTTAAAGCAAGAGATAGGTTGATAAGCCAAATTGAAAGTACAACTCAAGAATCCTTTGAAGCGACTATTAATAATTGGACTGTCAACAGTAAATCAGACAACTTTTTTAAGGGCTGTAGTTTTGTACTGAACGGGTGTCATGTAACCTAG
- a CDS encoding NUDIX hydrolase, whose protein sequence is MGYISELRKLVGTRPLILTGVTVIVLNEEKNILLQRRTDTGDWGVIGGALEIAETFEEAGHRELYEEAGLNAEELKFITVLSGSDMYYQYPHGDEVYNAIIVYEAHKVSGIPTINDNEGLELKYFSLKEPINELNSMTYKILKKSGYIHW, encoded by the coding sequence ATGGGATATATTTCAGAACTCCGGAAATTGGTCGGTACTCGACCTTTAATTTTGACTGGTGTGACGGTTATCGTATTGAACGAAGAAAAGAATATATTGCTTCAAAGAAGAACGGATACAGGAGATTGGGGAGTTATTGGAGGAGCCTTAGAAATAGCTGAAACTTTTGAAGAAGCAGGACATAGAGAATTATATGAAGAAGCTGGACTCAATGCAGAAGAACTGAAATTTATAACGGTCTTATCTGGAAGTGATATGTACTATCAATATCCTCATGGCGATGAAGTTTATAATGCAATTATAGTATACGAAGCCCACAAGGTATCTGGGATTCCAACAATCAATGATAATGAAGGACTTGAATTGAAGTATTTTAGTTTAAAAGAGCCAATAAATGAATTGAATTCAATGACCTATAAGATCTTAAAGAAGTCAGGATACATTCATTGGTAG
- the xerA gene encoding site-specific tyrosine recombinase/integron integrase, which translates to MIEVVKLNADSLGIKLPYHPEHIVSIRRIQGRRWDAGQKLWIVPYKKSAILQLLEMFPRKFLSFETTLLKECEWIGAVEKEDRNKSRFNRAVLIEELKKRGYSSKTIKAYCSQVQRFVQTLPRDAPEISSEAVQKYCLALLDNHISHSSVNQTISAIRFYAKYVLNNPVNEIQYIRPKKQHTLPNVLSENEVKKLLTSITNSKHKAVLYLTYSSGLRVSEVVRLRMTDLDTERLTLRVRQGKGRKDRNTLLSRAAMNMVQSYIAQFQPEEWLFPGQNPGRHVTERTIQKVFEEARRRAGIVKKVSIHSLRHSFATHLLEGGTDLRYIQELLGHQSARTTQRYTHVSTKNIQRIQSPLDRMDLEEQE; encoded by the coding sequence ATGATAGAGGTTGTAAAATTGAACGCTGATTCACTGGGCATCAAGCTGCCTTACCATCCGGAGCATATCGTGTCCATCCGTAGAATTCAGGGGAGACGTTGGGATGCCGGGCAGAAATTATGGATCGTTCCGTATAAGAAATCTGCCATTTTACAGCTGCTTGAGATGTTTCCAAGAAAATTTCTTTCGTTTGAAACCACACTGCTGAAGGAGTGCGAATGGATAGGTGCGGTTGAAAAGGAGGACAGGAACAAAAGCCGTTTTAACCGTGCTGTCCTGATCGAAGAGTTAAAAAAGCGCGGTTACAGCAGCAAGACGATCAAGGCCTATTGCAGCCAAGTACAGCGTTTTGTGCAGACCCTGCCGCGGGATGCGCCCGAGATCAGCAGCGAAGCTGTCCAGAAATACTGTCTGGCTCTACTGGATAATCACATCTCCCATTCCAGCGTGAATCAGACGATCAGTGCGATCCGCTTCTATGCCAAATACGTGTTAAACAACCCGGTGAATGAAATTCAGTATATCCGTCCTAAAAAGCAGCATACCTTGCCTAACGTTTTGTCGGAAAACGAAGTGAAAAAGCTTTTAACGTCGATAACGAATTCCAAACATAAAGCTGTTCTCTATCTGACCTATTCTTCCGGGTTAAGAGTAAGCGAGGTGGTCCGGCTGCGGATGACCGATCTGGATACGGAAAGGCTGACCTTGCGTGTACGGCAAGGGAAAGGGAGAAAAGACCGGAATACTCTCTTATCTCGAGCGGCTATGAACATGGTGCAATCCTATATTGCTCAGTTTCAGCCTGAGGAATGGTTGTTTCCAGGACAGAATCCCGGACGACACGTAACCGAGCGTACTATCCAGAAAGTGTTTGAAGAGGCGAGAAGACGAGCGGGTATAGTCAAAAAAGTAAGTATTCACTCGCTGCGCCACTCTTTTGCGACTCATTTGCTTGAGGGCGGAACCGACCTCCGGTATATCCAGGAGCTGCTAGGCCATCAAAGTGCCCGGACCACCCAGCGTTATACCCATGTCAGCACAAAAAACATACAACGTATCCAGAGTCCGCTCGATCGGATGGATCTGGAAGAGCAGGAGTAG
- a CDS encoding pyridoxamine 5'-phosphate oxidase family protein, protein MNTTSQNQQAVEQIRELIKGIETAMLTTVSEEGLVSRPMKTQEVEFDGDLWFLTKKDTDKFHELLHNRQVNVAYAGKSFVSIRGEAELVDDPGKLKEFWSPAYEKVLDTTPDDPNLILIKVQADAAEYWDAGNKFKMGKFLFRRLLGKNTEDTDINRTIELE, encoded by the coding sequence ATGAATACAACCTCTCAAAACCAGCAAGCGGTTGAACAAATTCGTGAGCTGATCAAAGGCATAGAAACCGCGATGCTGACAACGGTATCGGAAGAAGGGCTGGTCTCTCGGCCCATGAAAACCCAGGAGGTAGAGTTCGATGGCGACCTCTGGTTTCTGACCAAAAAAGACACCGACAAATTCCATGAGCTGCTCCATAACCGCCAAGTGAATGTGGCCTATGCCGGCAAATCCTTCGTTTCGATCCGAGGCGAAGCCGAGCTTGTGGACGACCCCGGGAAGCTGAAGGAATTCTGGAGCCCGGCATACGAGAAGGTTCTAGACACTACCCCTGACGACCCGAACCTTATTCTGATCAAGGTACAAGCAGACGCCGCCGAATATTGGGATGCGGGCAACAAGTTTAAAATGGGGAAATTTTTGTTCCGCAGACTGCTTGGCAAAAATACCGAAGATACCGATATCAACCGGACTATCGAATTAGAATAA
- a CDS encoding TetR/AcrR family transcriptional regulator gives MKKQQPQISEDKILEASWGLLGEEGIEKFSLRRLADRLGIQAPSLYWYFKSKQDLYQRLANQVSKIILEEFHSEGDWKEQLTGLAVTVRSVLSRYPCSTQLMMMTLPHEPDIIRFTNRMLLCVESTPLEQEQKMQVVTTLVNYVFYFVLDAYQHERNVAAIVKDKITLPSEEMFRLLDSMSDSEAGLFRRMFTNGLFELMGTDSAFEFGLKLILLGIEQVIQEKEKEPGK, from the coding sequence ATGAAAAAGCAGCAACCTCAGATTTCGGAGGATAAGATTTTGGAGGCCTCGTGGGGGCTTCTGGGGGAAGAGGGGATCGAGAAATTCAGCTTGAGGCGGCTCGCCGACCGGCTGGGAATCCAGGCCCCCTCTCTGTACTGGTACTTTAAAAGCAAGCAGGATCTTTACCAGCGTCTGGCCAACCAGGTATCGAAGATCATTCTGGAGGAGTTCCACTCCGAGGGAGATTGGAAGGAGCAGCTGACAGGGCTAGCGGTAACCGTGCGGAGCGTGCTCAGCCGGTATCCCTGCTCCACGCAGCTTATGATGATGACACTGCCTCACGAACCGGATATTATCCGGTTTACCAACCGTATGCTGCTGTGCGTGGAATCGACGCCGCTGGAGCAAGAGCAGAAAATGCAAGTCGTCACCACGCTTGTGAACTATGTCTTCTATTTCGTTCTGGACGCCTATCAGCATGAGCGAAATGTCGCCGCTATCGTTAAGGACAAGATAACGCTTCCGAGTGAGGAGATGTTTCGTCTTCTTGACTCCATGAGCGATTCGGAAGCCGGACTATTTCGGAGAATGTTTACCAATGGGCTGTTCGAGCTGATGGGGACTGACAGTGCGTTTGAGTTCGGTTTGAAGCTGATTCTGCTCGGGATTGAGCAGGTGATTCAGGAGAAGGAGAAGGAGCCGGGGAAGTAA
- a CDS encoding MATE family efflux transporter, giving the protein MDAENLHYFEKAPIAKAVAHFAVPMMLGTSMSVIYSILNAYFLGTLNNTAMLTALALTLPLFAVIMALGNLIGMGSGTFISRLLGEKKYEDVKHVSSFAFYSSLVLGLLVIAVGLPLIDPIVHGLGATPESFGFTKDYVTVMLIGSPFVVLFFTLENIVRSEGAAITSMIGMILSVIVNILLDALVIFVFHWGVIGVASATVISNMVASAFYAFHIGSKSQFLTVSVKWFRATKDILGNVFKIGVPVFIMSIFLGAMSLIFNRFLVEYGDQAVAAYGISSRLLQFPEFILMGLCEGVVPLIAFTFTANKLRMKHTIGFTIKAIVALAALFGVVVYLISDHLIGLFTNDPQLIQMGSYILHVTFLSLFITGMTTLFTGIFQATAQGTAAFIMSIIQAITLIPVLFIADRLNGFHGVVWSLVIADAAAFLVGAVMLYVLRNKLQPDLEQLVQ; this is encoded by the coding sequence ATGGATGCAGAAAACCTCCATTACTTTGAGAAAGCGCCAATCGCCAAAGCCGTAGCTCACTTCGCCGTCCCGATGATGCTGGGCACATCAATGAGTGTCATCTATTCCATCTTAAATGCCTATTTCCTCGGCACACTCAACAATACCGCCATGTTAACCGCACTTGCCTTAACCTTGCCGTTGTTCGCCGTCATTATGGCTTTAGGCAATTTGATCGGCATGGGCAGCGGCACTTTCATCTCGCGTTTGCTTGGGGAGAAGAAATACGAGGACGTCAAACATGTGTCTTCCTTCGCTTTTTACAGCAGCCTGGTTCTGGGTCTTCTCGTCATTGCCGTCGGCCTCCCGTTGATTGATCCCATCGTTCACGGCCTGGGAGCAACACCGGAATCCTTCGGCTTCACTAAGGACTATGTCACGGTTATGCTGATTGGTTCGCCATTTGTTGTTTTGTTTTTCACGCTGGAAAATATCGTTCGCTCCGAGGGCGCGGCCATCACCTCGATGATCGGGATGATTCTTAGCGTTATCGTAAATATTCTGCTCGACGCGCTGGTCATCTTTGTGTTCCATTGGGGAGTTATCGGCGTTGCCTCTGCAACGGTTATTTCCAACATGGTCGCGAGTGCCTTCTACGCCTTCCATATAGGATCTAAAAGTCAATTCTTGACGGTCTCCGTAAAATGGTTCCGGGCTACCAAGGACATTCTCGGCAATGTTTTTAAAATCGGGGTTCCGGTATTTATTATGAGCATTTTCCTCGGGGCTATGTCGCTGATCTTTAACCGCTTCTTGGTTGAATACGGGGATCAGGCCGTAGCGGCTTATGGCATTTCTTCCCGGTTGCTGCAATTTCCGGAGTTTATTCTGATGGGCTTGTGTGAGGGAGTTGTGCCGCTTATTGCCTTCACTTTTACAGCGAATAAATTACGGATGAAACATACGATTGGATTTACGATCAAAGCGATCGTGGCTTTGGCCGCCTTATTCGGCGTCGTCGTTTACCTCATTTCCGACCACTTGATCGGATTATTTACGAATGACCCGCAGTTAATTCAAATGGGCAGCTACATTCTGCACGTCACATTTTTATCCTTGTTCATTACAGGCATGACCACGTTGTTTACGGGGATCTTCCAAGCCACAGCGCAAGGAACGGCCGCGTTCATTATGTCCATTATTCAGGCAATTACGCTGATACCCGTGCTGTTTATCGCCGATCGCCTGAACGGCTTCCATGGGGTGGTCTGGTCCCTCGTCATTGCGGATGCCGCCGCCTTCCTGGTTGGAGCCGTCATGCTGTATGTTCTGCGGAATAAACTGCAGCCCGATTTGGAGCAATTGGTACAGTAG
- a CDS encoding DNA alkylation repair protein, translated as MNFETVMQELEALGKERLKKMYLSNGAREPLFGVATGEMKPIFRKTKLNQALAEQLYATGNYDAMYFAGIIAEPNAMTESDYDRWMDSAYFYMLSDFVVAVTLSEADIAQDVADKWMASGEDLKMSAGWSCYCWLLGSRPDSEFSEGKLSQMLEQVEKTIQGAPERTKYSMNNFLYTVATSYLPLHDKAVAAAKAVHPVEVKDNKGKIKTLNAVENIQKMADRGKLGFKRRHVRC; from the coding sequence ATGAATTTTGAAACGGTTATGCAGGAGCTTGAGGCTCTCGGTAAGGAAAGGCTCAAGAAAATGTACTTGTCCAACGGGGCGAGGGAACCGCTGTTTGGCGTGGCTACCGGCGAAATGAAGCCCATTTTCAGGAAAACGAAGCTCAATCAGGCTTTGGCAGAGCAGCTTTATGCGACGGGAAATTATGATGCGATGTATTTTGCCGGCATTATTGCGGAGCCAAATGCCATGACCGAGTCGGACTATGACCGTTGGATGGATTCAGCCTATTTCTACATGCTTTCCGATTTTGTAGTGGCGGTGACTTTGTCGGAAGCTGATATTGCCCAGGATGTCGCGGATAAGTGGATGGCAAGCGGCGAAGATTTAAAAATGTCCGCTGGCTGGAGCTGTTATTGCTGGCTGCTCGGCAGCCGTCCGGATAGCGAATTTTCAGAAGGCAAACTGAGCCAGATGCTTGAACAAGTGGAAAAAACGATCCAGGGCGCTCCTGAACGAACGAAATATTCGATGAATAATTTCCTGTATACAGTGGCTACTTCCTATTTACCGCTTCATGATAAAGCCGTGGCAGCCGCGAAGGCGGTACATCCGGTAGAAGTCAAAGACAATAAAGGGAAGATCAAGACTTTAAACGCTGTAGAAAATATTCAAAAGATGGCGGACCGAGGGAAACTTGGTTTTAAACGCAGGCATGTAAGGTGTTAG
- a CDS encoding multidrug effflux MFS transporter, whose translation MRENQKRNVVGLALLLGLFSTLGPFTIDMYLPAFPQIAEHFNTNASLVQFSLTACLLGLAIGQLVMGSLSDVYGRRNPLLISMAIYVISSLACSFAPNIGLLILFRFAQGFAASAGIVISRAIARDLYSGHELTKFFSLLLLVGNLGPLAAPIAGSGILSFTTWVGVFIVLAVLGTYLLAMTKWRLEETLPADRREPANFGHQLRSYGMLLRDRKFVGYMLAQGIMIAGVFAYVSGTPFIYQDIYGVTPAVFALLFGSNGVSLIIGSQLVGRMANRVSEQTFLLFGLWVALFASVAVLVVALVHGPLFALVIPLFFFVCSIGITSTAAFPLAMESQANMAGSAAALLGVIPFLLGAVVAPLVGIAGEDTAVPLGVIILATSTAAMLAYFGLVRKAPSEASAASTH comes from the coding sequence ATGAGAGAGAATCAAAAAAGGAATGTTGTTGGCTTAGCTTTATTGCTGGGTTTATTTTCGACGCTAGGCCCGTTTACGATTGATATGTATTTGCCGGCATTCCCTCAAATTGCTGAGCATTTCAATACGAACGCCTCACTGGTGCAGTTTAGTCTGACTGCTTGTTTGCTTGGATTGGCCATCGGCCAGCTTGTCATGGGCTCCCTGAGCGATGTTTATGGACGGAGAAATCCTTTGCTGATTTCGATGGCTATTTATGTCATCTCGTCGTTAGCATGCTCGTTTGCACCTAATATCGGATTGCTGATCCTGTTCCGGTTCGCCCAAGGGTTTGCTGCTTCCGCAGGGATCGTAATCTCACGGGCAATAGCCCGCGATCTTTACAGCGGTCATGAACTTACTAAATTTTTCTCTTTGCTGCTCCTTGTAGGGAATTTGGGCCCGCTTGCTGCGCCGATTGCCGGTAGTGGTATTCTTTCCTTCACGACATGGGTGGGTGTGTTTATCGTGCTGGCCGTGCTGGGAACGTACTTACTTGCAATGACAAAATGGCGGTTGGAGGAGACCCTCCCGGCAGACCGGCGTGAGCCGGCCAACTTCGGGCATCAGCTGCGCAGCTACGGCATGCTTTTGCGTGACCGTAAGTTTGTCGGCTATATGCTGGCGCAGGGTATCATGATCGCCGGGGTTTTTGCTTATGTTTCGGGCACACCTTTTATCTACCAGGATATTTACGGCGTTACGCCAGCTGTCTTTGCCTTGCTGTTCGGCTCGAACGGCGTTAGCTTGATTATCGGTTCGCAGCTGGTCGGACGGATGGCGAATCGCGTATCTGAACAGACTTTTCTATTGTTTGGCTTATGGGTTGCCTTATTTGCGAGTGTGGCCGTATTAGTGGTAGCTTTGGTCCATGGACCGCTGTTCGCCTTGGTGATCCCGCTCTTTTTCTTTGTTTGTTCCATTGGTATTACCTCAACCGCAGCATTTCCGCTTGCGATGGAGAGCCAGGCCAATATGGCAGGAAGCGCTGCGGCGCTGCTCGGCGTTATTCCTTTCCTGCTCGGCGCGGTGGTCGCTCCATTGGTGGGTATTGCGGGTGAAGACACCGCCGTTCCACTGGGCGTCATTATTTTGGCGACGAGCACGGCTGCGATGCTGGCTTATTTCGGATTGGTTAGAAAAGCTCCTAGTGAAGCTTCGGCAGCCAGCACGCATTGA
- a CDS encoding glycoside hydrolase family 2 protein yields MKIPRTEYPRPQFERKNWLCLNGEWEFAFDDANIGEKEQWQTAKFPQTITVPFAFQSKLSGIEAPGFHDVVWYRRTFDIPPAWAGQKVILHFGAVDYEAKVWVNGQLAAVHEGGHTSFEADISSCLIPNGENVLVVRAEDYSRDVTLPRGKQYWLEHSASIFYTRTTGIWQSVWLEPVNEIHLSKAELTPDVDRNEIRIVSFVDGFRENEEIRLEAEVYFEGKLITNFVQTVRQASETRAVGLNDFAEHGHGRLWSPEHPNLYDIQFRLLQGETVLDEVSSYFGMRKVSVEGGKFCLNNRPYYQRLVLDQGYYPEGILTAPSDEALKGDVEWAKALGFNGVRKHQKTEDPRFLYWCDKLGLLMWSEAANAYDYSGEYVTRFTKEWQEIMQRDYNHPCIVTWVPLNESWGVPNVQNNSKQQHHGLAMYHLTKSLDDTRPVVFNDGWEQMTTDLVTIHDYESREEVLKERYASVESALEAMPSNKRIFVGGAQYEGQPILVSEFGGISFKKSEWEGWGYSGAENTEDFLKRLKAVLNPMFTSPVIQGFCYTQLTDVEQEINGLLTYDRLPKAPVEQIRSIIKGE; encoded by the coding sequence TTGAAAATTCCACGTACAGAGTACCCAAGACCGCAGTTTGAGCGGAAGAACTGGCTGTGCCTGAATGGCGAATGGGAGTTTGCTTTTGATGATGCCAATATCGGAGAGAAGGAGCAATGGCAGACCGCCAAATTTCCTCAAACCATCACCGTACCGTTTGCTTTCCAAAGCAAATTGAGCGGTATTGAAGCTCCCGGATTCCACGATGTGGTGTGGTACCGCAGAACCTTTGACATTCCTCCGGCTTGGGCAGGCCAGAAAGTGATTTTACATTTCGGAGCAGTGGATTACGAGGCCAAAGTATGGGTGAATGGACAACTGGCGGCGGTTCATGAAGGCGGCCATACTTCTTTTGAGGCTGATATCAGCAGTTGTTTGATTCCAAACGGGGAGAATGTGCTGGTTGTCCGGGCAGAGGATTACAGCCGGGATGTTACATTGCCGCGGGGCAAGCAGTATTGGCTTGAGCATTCAGCCAGCATTTTCTATACCCGGACTACAGGGATTTGGCAAAGCGTGTGGCTTGAGCCGGTAAATGAAATCCACTTGTCAAAAGCCGAGTTGACCCCGGATGTGGACCGCAATGAAATCCGTATCGTTTCTTTTGTAGACGGGTTTAGAGAAAATGAAGAGATTCGCCTGGAGGCTGAGGTTTACTTTGAAGGCAAGCTGATCACAAACTTCGTCCAAACGGTGCGGCAGGCCAGCGAAACCCGGGCAGTCGGGCTGAACGATTTCGCCGAGCATGGGCACGGCCGCCTATGGAGTCCGGAGCATCCTAATTTATATGACATCCAGTTCCGATTGCTGCAAGGTGAAACCGTGCTCGATGAGGTCTCCTCCTATTTCGGTATGCGCAAAGTGTCGGTCGAGGGAGGCAAATTCTGCCTGAACAACCGTCCCTATTACCAGCGTCTTGTACTGGATCAGGGTTATTACCCGGAAGGCATTCTTACCGCGCCAAGCGACGAAGCCTTAAAGGGAGATGTGGAATGGGCGAAAGCCCTGGGCTTCAATGGTGTCCGCAAACACCAGAAGACCGAGGATCCGCGTTTCTTGTACTGGTGCGACAAGCTAGGCCTTCTGATGTGGAGCGAGGCGGCAAATGCCTATGACTATTCCGGCGAATACGTAACCCGGTTCACCAAAGAATGGCAGGAAATCATGCAGCGGGATTATAACCATCCTTGTATTGTCACCTGGGTACCGCTGAATGAAAGCTGGGGCGTGCCTAACGTGCAGAACAATTCCAAACAGCAGCACCACGGCCTGGCTATGTACCATCTGACCAAATCACTGGATGACACAAGACCCGTAGTCTTTAATGACGGATGGGAACAGATGACCACGGATCTGGTGACCATTCATGATTATGAAAGCCGGGAGGAAGTGCTGAAGGAGCGGTATGCCAGCGTTGAATCGGCCCTGGAGGCGATGCCTTCTAACAAACGTATCTTTGTAGGAGGCGCTCAATATGAAGGCCAGCCCATTCTGGTCTCTGAATTCGGGGGTATCTCCTTCAAGAAAAGTGAGTGGGAGGGCTGGGGATATTCAGGTGCCGAGAACACTGAGGACTTTCTGAAACGGCTGAAAGCGGTACTGAATCCTATGTTCACTTCACCGGTTATTCAGGGTTTCTGCTATACGCAGCTGACGGATGTGGAGCAGGAGATTAACGGCCTGCTTACCTATGACCGGCTGCCGAAAGCACCGGTTGAACAGATTCGCAGTATTATAAAGGGAGAGTAG